A single window of Oreochromis aureus strain Israel breed Guangdong linkage group 7, ZZ_aureus, whole genome shotgun sequence DNA harbors:
- the LOC116332697 gene encoding troponin I, slow skeletal muscle-like, giving the protein MSEAPSKPKPKISASRRLFLKTKLLKKAMTMLENEKQFKKDERERILAERVPDLQISGLSLQDLQNLCKQLHQKIDVVDEERYDIALKVTKNDKEIQDLSQKIFELKGKMKRPNLRRVRVSADAMLGALLGSKVKESVDFKANLKTVKKEEEKKEEVTDWRKNVDAMSGMEGRKKLFNAGQ; this is encoded by the exons ATGTCTGAAGC GCCTTCG AAACCAAAGCCAAAAATCTCTGCATCTCGCAGGCTGTTCTTGAAG ACAAAACTGCTAAAGAAGGCCATGACTATGTTGGAGAACGAAAAACAATTCAAAAAAGATGAACGAGAGAGGATCCTTGCTGAGAGAGTGCCAGACCTCCAAATATCCGGTCTGTCTTTGCAGGACCTACAG AATCTTTGCAAGCAGCTACATCAGAAGATTGACGTGGTTGATGAGGAGCGCTATGATATTGCTCTTAAGGTGACAAAAAATGACAAGGAG ATACAGGATCTGTCTCAAAAGATCTTTGAGTTGAAAGGCAAGATGAAGAGACCCAATCTGAGGAGGGTGAGGGTGTCTGCTGATGCAATGCTGGGAGCTCTGCTGGGCTCCAAGGTCAAAGAGTCTGTGGACTTCAAGGCCAACCTCAAGACTgtgaagaaagaggaggagaag AAAGAGGAAGTGACTGACTGGCGTAAGAACGTGGATGCCATGTCTGGTATGGAGGGCAGAAAGAAGCTTTTCAATGCTGGACAATAG
- the bpgm gene encoding bisphosphoglycerate mutase, with protein sequence MSKYKLFLLRHGEGAWNKENRFCSWVDQKLSENGVKEAQDCGRLLKEQGYKFDIVFTSILSRSIQTAWLVMEAMGQEWVPVVKSWRLNERHYGSLIGLNRAEMAQQHGEEKVKLWRRSYDITPPPIDESHPYFHEIYNDRRYTTCDVPKENLPRAESLKEVLDRLLPYWDSTVVPVIREGKTLLISAHGNSCRALLKHLEGISDEDIASVTLPTGIPVLLELDENLKPVKPRQLLGDQEKIQAAIKKVEDQGKAKTTT encoded by the exons ATGTCCAAGTACAAACTGTTTCTGCTGAGACATGGAGAAGGGGCCTGGAATAAAGAGAACCGGTTCTGCAGCTGGGTGGACCAGAAGCTGAGTGAGAATGGGGTGAAGGAGGCCCAGGACTGTGGAAGGCTCTTGAAGGAGCAGGGATACAAGTTCGACATCGTGTTCACGTCCATACTTAGCCGCTCGATCCAGACAGCATGGTTAGTGATGGAGGCTATGGGTCAGGAATGGGTCCCTGTTGTCAAGTCCTGGAGGCTTAACGAACGACACTACGGCTCTCTGATTGGACTCAACCGGGCGGAAATGGCTCAGCAACATGGAGAGGAAAAAGTAAAGCTGTGGAGAAGGAGCTATGACATCACTCCACCCCCGATTGATGAATCCCATCCTTACTTCCATGAAATCTACAACGACCGTAGATACACCACTTGTGATGTCCCGAAGGAGAACCTTCCCCGAGCTGAGAGCCTGAAGGAGGTGTTGGACAGGCTGCTGCCATACTGGGACAGCACTGTGGTGCCAGTGATAAGGGAAGGCAAGACTCTCCTCATTTCTGCTCATGGAAACAGCTGCAGGGCCCTGCTGAAACACCTTGAAG GCATATCAGATGAGGACATTGCCAGCGTGACTTTACCTACAGGGATCCCTGTGCTGCTCGAGTTGGATGAAAACCTCAAGCCGGTGAAACCTCGACAACTGCTGGGAGACCAGGAAAAGATTCAGGCAGCCATTAAAAAAGTGGAAGACCAGGGAAAAGCCAAAACCACAACTTGA